Proteins encoded in a region of the Eschrichtius robustus isolate mEscRob2 chromosome 16, mEscRob2.pri, whole genome shotgun sequence genome:
- the WFDC10A gene encoding WAP four-disulfide core domain protein 10A isoform X2 — translation MRTQALLPILLLCVLLLQAQGGSYNQKKKKIKECEKRAKIYLCTFPCTHHQQCQANTICCSTFCGNVCMNIL, via the exons ATGCGAACCCAGGCTCTGCTGCCTATCCTGCTTCTCTGTGTTCTGCTGCTGCAGGCCCAGGGAGGGTCCTAtaaccagaagaagaaga AAATCAAGGAGTGTGAGAAGAGAGCCAAAATATATCTGTGCACATTCCCCTGCACACATCACCAACAGTGCCAAGCAAACACCATATGCTGTTCAACCTTCTGCGGGAACGTTTGCATGAACATCCTGTGA
- the WFDC10A gene encoding WAP four-disulfide core domain protein 10A isoform X1 yields the protein MRTQALLPILLLCVLLLQAQGGSYNQKKKKKQLSPEIKECEKRAKIYLCTFPCTHHQQCQANTICCSTFCGNVCMNIL from the exons ATGCGAACCCAGGCTCTGCTGCCTATCCTGCTTCTCTGTGTTCTGCTGCTGCAGGCCCAGGGAGGGTCCTAtaaccagaagaagaaga AAAAGCAGCTATCGCCAGAAATCAAGGAGTGTGAGAAGAGAGCCAAAATATATCTGTGCACATTCCCCTGCACACATCACCAACAGTGCCAAGCAAACACCATATGCTGTTCAACCTTCTGCGGGAACGTTTGCATGAACATCCTGTGA